In the genome of Acidobacteriota bacterium, the window GTGGCCGGCCGTCCGGGCGGTGCCGTGTCGCTCGCCGTCGGCATGGCGCAGATCTTCACCGCGCTGCCGGGCATGGCGGGGCTGATGTCGTACTGGTACCACTTCGCCATCATGTTCGAGGCGCTCTTCATCCTGACGACGATCGACGCCGGCACGCGGGTCGCGCGCTTCATCCTGCAGGAGTTCGCGGGGCGCCTCTATGCTCCGCTCGGACGGAACGACTCGATCCCCGCCGCGGGACTGGCCACGCTCGCGGTGGTCGTGTCGTGGGCGTACTTCATCCACGCCGGGAGCATCAGCACGATCTGGCCGATGTTCGGCATCGCGAACCAGCTCCTGGCGACCGTGGCCCTGGCGATCACGACCATCGTGCTCGTCAACGCCGGACGCGCGCGGTACGCGTGGGTGACGATCGTGCCGATGTTGTTCGTGGCCACCACGACGATCAGCGCCGGGATCCTGAGCGTGCGGGACAACTTCTGGCCGATGGCCGTGGGGACCAATCCAGGCGTGCGGATGCAGGGATACGTGAACACGGTCCTGACCCTGCTCATGCTGTTGTGCGTCGGCATCATCCTCGTCGCAGCCGCGCTGCGGTGGCGGCGCCATCGGACGGAGTCCACGATGGCGGAGAGCGTTGTCGCGACCGGGCTCGCGCTCGCCCTGCTTTGGCCGTCGACCGGATACGCGCAGCAGCCTGCGGAGCTGTTCCGGCTCGTGACGTTCGAGCACTCCGGATCCGTGCGGCTGGGCGCCACGCGTGGTGAAGACATCGTGGACGTCCACAACGCCGTTCGGGCGCTGCGCGCGGCCGGCGCCGCGGAAACCGTCCGCGGTCACGACGCCGCGATCGATCTGGCGGCGAAAGAAAAGGGGGACTGTCCCCCTTCTTGAAAAGGGGGACTGTCCCCCTTTTCTCACCCGGCCGAGTAGGAATGCGACCGCCCGGTCGCGAGCACGTTTCGCAGATGACGGCCGGTGTGTGACAGCGGGGTGTCGACGATCCGCTCCGGCGGGCCGGCCGCGACGATCTCGCCGCCGGCTTCGCCCCCTTCCGGCCCGAGATCGATGACCCAGTCCGCCGTCTTGATCACGTCCAGGTTGTGCTCGATCACGAGCAGGCTGTGCCCCGCCTGGAGCAGCTTCCTGAACGCGGCGATCAGTTTCGCGATGTCATCGAAGTGCAGGCCCGTCGTCGGCTCGTCGAGGATGTAGAGGATTCGCTCGCCGGTCGTGGACGCCAGGTGCGCCGCGATCTTGATCCGCTGCGCCTCCCCGCCCGACAGCGTCGTCGCCGGCTGCCCCAGCCGGAGGTATCCGAGCCCGATCTCATCGAGCACCTGCAGGCGGCGCAGCACTTTCGGCGAGTTCGAGAAGAAGGTGAGCGCCTCGCGCACGGTCATGTCGAGCACCTGGTCGATGCTCTTGCCGCGGTAGCGCACCTCGAGGACCTGCGGCTTGAACCGCTTCCCGTCGCACTGCTCGCACGGCACGAAGACGTCGGCGAGGAACTGCATCTCGACACGCACCTCGCCTTCCCCCTCGCACCCGTCGCAGCGCCCGCCGGGCACGTTGAAGGAGAAGTGGCTGGCGGTCAGACCGCGCGATCGCGCGTCCTTCGTGGAGGCGAGCAGCTCGCGGATCGGATCGAACGCCTTCAGGTACGTCACCGGGTTGGACCGCGGTGTCCGGCCGATGGGCGCCTGGTCCACCAGGACGACGTCGCTCACGAACTCCGCGCCGTCGAGTTTCCGGTGCACGCCGATGCGGCGGTCCCAGTCCCCCTTCGCGCGCTTGAGCGCGGCGTAAATGACGTCGTGCACCAGCGTGGACTTGCCCGATCCGCTGACGCCGGTGACGCACGTCAGCATGCCGAGCGGAATGTCGACGTCGATGTTCTTCAGGTTGTGCTCGGATGCGCCCAGCACCCGGATTTTCTGGCTCGTCGGCCTCCGGCGCGTCGCGGGGACCGGAATCGCGAGGTCGTCGCGGAGGTACTTCGCCGTGAGCGATCGGGGCTCCTGCATCAGACCGGCCAGATCGCCGCTGTAGATGATCCGCCCTCCCTGCTCCCCCGCCCCGAGGCCGAGATCCACGATCCGGTCGGCGACGCGGATCATGTCTGCGTCGTGCTCGACGACGAGTACGGTGTTCCCCTGGTCGCGGAGCTGCTTTAGGATCGCGATCAGCCGCGCGCTGTCGCGCGGGTGGAGCCCGATCGACGGCTCGTCGAGCACGTACAGCGTGCCCACGAGCGCCGATCCGAGCGACGTGGCCAGGCTGATGCGCTGCGATTCGCCGCCCGAGAGCGTCGAGGAGAGGCGGTCGAGCGTGAGGTAATCGCGCCCGACGTCGCGCAGGAAGCCGAGGCGGCGCCGAATCTCGTGGAGCACCTTGCCGGCGATCGCCGCTTCCTTCTCGGTCAGCGCGAGGGTCTCGAAAAAGCGGTCCGCCTCGCGCACGGTCAGCGCGCAGGCCTCGTCTATCGTGAGCCCTGCGACGCGCACGTCGCGCGCCTCCCGCCGCAACCGCGCACCGCCGCACTCCGGGCAGGTGAGGTATCCGCGATAACGGCTGAGGAACACGCGGACGTGGACCTTGTACTTCTTCCGCTCGAGCCACCGGAAGAAGCCCCGCACGCCTTCGTACCCGGCGCCGTCCCCATCGATCACCAAGGACTTCTCTTCGGGCGTCAGGTCCGCCCACGGGACATCGAATCGCAGATGTGCCGCCTTCGCGGCGCGTTTCAGCTCCGCGAGCTGGGCGCGGTAGTGCGGCTTGCTCCACGGCTCGATGGCGCCCTGGTTGATCGATCGCGACGCGTCGGGGACCACGAGCGCCATGTCCAGCTCGATGATGTTGCCGAAACCGTGGCACGTCGGGCAGGCGCCGAACGGATTGTTGAACGAGAAGAGCCGCGGCTGCGGCATCTCGTAGACGATGCCGCAGGGACGGCACTCGAAGCGCTCGCTGAAACGATGGACGATCGAAGGCGGACCTGAAAGGTCCGCCCCACTGGTGGGAGGAAGGTCCGTCCCGCGCGCGCCAACCTCGATCGCGAATGCCGCGCCGCCTCCTTCGAGGTACGCCGTCTCAATCGAATCGGTCAGCCGCGTGCGCAGATCCCCCTCGATCTGGAGCCGGTCCACGATGACCTGCAGGGACGCCCGGTCGCGCAACGCGGCCGGATCCACATCCTCCAGGTCGATCGTCGCGCCGTCCACGTAGACGCGCCCGAAACCCTTTCGGCGCAGCGTGTCCAGCAGCGCAACGATCGGATCCGGCGCAGGCTCGGGCATGCCGCCGTTGCCGTTCTCCGCCACGCCGTTCGCATCGGTTTCATCCGGCACGTCGTCTTCGGCGCGCGCCGGCTCGGTGGCGGCGACAATCGGCAGATCGAAGCCGATGAGGATGCGCGTGCCCTCCGGCAGCACGCCGAGGCGGCGCGCGACGACTTCCGCCGTCTCGCGGAACACCTCGCGGCCGCAGCTGCGGCAGAACGTGCGCCCGATCCGCGCGTACAGGAGACGCAGGTAGTCGTGGATCTCGGTGGTCGTGCCGACCGTCGAGCGCGGGTTGCGCACGCTGTTCTTCTGGCGGATCGCGATGGCCGGACAGATGCCGTCGATCTGATCGACGTCCGGCTTCTCCATCCGTTCGAGGAACTGGCGCGCGTAGGCCGACAGCGATTCGACGTACCGGCGCTGCCCCTCGGCGTAGATCGTGTCGAAGGCGAGCGAGGACTTTCCCGATCCGCTGACCCCCGTCATGACGATGAGCTGCCCCGCGGGCAGTTCGACGTCGACGTTCTTGAGGTTATGGGTGCGGGCGCCGCGAACCACGATCTGGTTCGCCGCGAGTCCCTGCTGTGCCATGGCGGATCGGTTTCCCACAGGGGCGAATTTTTGGGGTTGCGTAAACAAGGAATGTTAGCGCAGCGGTGCGGGCGAGTCCAGCTGGACCTGTGCTTGCAGGCGGACACGCCCGGATGGCTGTGACCGATCTCCGGCGCGTGGGGCCCAGAAGCCACATCGAGACGCCGGCGTGGCAGAGCTTCGAGATGAAGATGCGCGCGCGCGCGGCGCAACATCGCGCCGCGAAGCGCCGCCGCCGGCTGCGCGCCGTGGCTGCCACGGTCGCGTTCTCCGTCGCTGCCGCGGCCGGCTGGTGGGGGGCGGCCGACATCGTGCGGCGCAGCGCGCGCATCGACATGCCGCCCGCACCCGTGGCCCCGCGCCCGATCGTCGTCGCGGCCGCTCGCCCGCTTCCGCCCGTGTTCGAGCCGCCTGATGTCGTCGCTCCGCAGGCCGAAACGGCGCCTGCTCCAACGGAGCCTCCCGTGGGGGTTCCTCCCGTTGAAGCCCGAACGCCCGTCGGCACGTCATTTCGCCAGAGCACGATGACCGCAGGATCCGGCGCGCCGGCGGATGTCGAGCCGGTGGCGACGCCGCTCGTGAAGCCCGCGTCTGCAGTCCCGGCGAGCGAGCCGCCTCCTGTCGTGCCGGTTGACACGGCCGCACCGCCGCCGCGGGCGACTGTCGTTTCGGCCGCGGGGGCGACGGCGTTTGCATCGCCGGACGCACCGGCGGCGTACGAAGCCGGGCGCGCCCGGGAGTCGGTGCGCGATGCGATTGAGCGGTATCGCAGGGCGTACGAGCGGCTGGATGCCGCCGCCGCGCAATCGGTGTGGCCGGCCATCGACGCCGGCGCGCTGTCACGCGCCTTCGGCGCGCTCGAGTCTCAGCAGCTCGCTTTCGACCAATGCGACATCCAGATCGCCGAATCCCGCGCCAACGCGACGTGCAGGGGACGCGCGCGCGTGGTGCCGAAGGTGGGTGGCGGGGTGGAGTCGGTGCAGCGCACCTGGCGCTTCTCGCTGGCGCAGTCCGGCGATCGGTGGACCATCGCCAGCGCGACGGTGCGCTGATCGGACGCGCTGGCGAGCGTCGTGCATCGTGATCGGCGCGATGGTGCGCGACCTCTGCCGGCTCGCCCCGGCGGTCCTCGGAATTTTCTTCGCCGTGTCGTGCGGCAGCACGAGCACCTCGTCCGTTACTGCGCCCTCTCA includes:
- the uvrA gene encoding excinuclease ABC subunit UvrA, with amino-acid sequence MAQQGLAANQIVVRGARTHNLKNVDVELPAGQLIVMTGVSGSGKSSLAFDTIYAEGQRRYVESLSAYARQFLERMEKPDVDQIDGICPAIAIRQKNSVRNPRSTVGTTTEIHDYLRLLYARIGRTFCRSCGREVFRETAEVVARRLGVLPEGTRILIGFDLPIVAATEPARAEDDVPDETDANGVAENGNGGMPEPAPDPIVALLDTLRRKGFGRVYVDGATIDLEDVDPAALRDRASLQVIVDRLQIEGDLRTRLTDSIETAYLEGGGAAFAIEVGARGTDLPPTSGADLSGPPSIVHRFSERFECRPCGIVYEMPQPRLFSFNNPFGACPTCHGFGNIIELDMALVVPDASRSINQGAIEPWSKPHYRAQLAELKRAAKAAHLRFDVPWADLTPEEKSLVIDGDGAGYEGVRGFFRWLERKKYKVHVRVFLSRYRGYLTCPECGGARLRREARDVRVAGLTIDEACALTVREADRFFETLALTEKEAAIAGKVLHEIRRRLGFLRDVGRDYLTLDRLSSTLSGGESQRISLATSLGSALVGTLYVLDEPSIGLHPRDSARLIAILKQLRDQGNTVLVVEHDADMIRVADRIVDLGLGAGEQGGRIIYSGDLAGLMQEPRSLTAKYLRDDLAIPVPATRRRPTSQKIRVLGASEHNLKNIDVDIPLGMLTCVTGVSGSGKSTLVHDVIYAALKRAKGDWDRRIGVHRKLDGAEFVSDVVLVDQAPIGRTPRSNPVTYLKAFDPIRELLASTKDARSRGLTASHFSFNVPGGRCDGCEGEGEVRVEMQFLADVFVPCEQCDGKRFKPQVLEVRYRGKSIDQVLDMTVREALTFFSNSPKVLRRLQVLDEIGLGYLRLGQPATTLSGGEAQRIKIAAHLASTTGERILYILDEPTTGLHFDDIAKLIAAFRKLLQAGHSLLVIEHNLDVIKTADWVIDLGPEGGEAGGEIVAAGPPERIVDTPLSHTGRHLRNVLATGRSHSYSAG